From Spirosoma aerolatum, one genomic window encodes:
- a CDS encoding FAD-dependent oxidoreductase — MIREQATDKRTPKTIHHSADLVVTGGGLAGVCCSITAARAGIRVILVQDRPVLGGNSSSEVRLWVLGATSHMGNNNRWAREGGVIDELLLENLYRNPEGNPLIFDTILLEKVVSEPNITLLLNTVVYEVEKLAPDTISSLKAYCSQNSTAYELVAPLFCDASGDGVVGFQAGAAFRMGAESQEEFGEKFAPTAEYGELLGHSLYFYTKDTGRPVRFVPPSYALDDITKIPRYRRFNAQEYGCQLWWIEYGGRLDTVHDTETIKWELWKVVYGVWNYIKNSGKFPEADTMTLEWVGQIPGKRESRRFEGDYMLRQQDVVEQRSHPDAVAFGGWSIDLHPADGVFSEKPGCNQWHSKGIYSIPYRCLYSQNISNLFLAGRIISASHVAFGSSRVMATGAHVAQAVGMAAALCTSDHLLPRDLTAPARMQTLQQQLLKTGQHIPGLHLRDSQDLAQQAQLSVSSEFVLNELPPNGPLMPLTDSAAQMLPLPVGPIPKLTAFVTADRDTTLIVELRRSSKPFNHTPDITLETQTLALRKGRQEVQLSFTSQLDEPQYVFVMFLKNPHVQLQYSEVRLTGVLSVFNKTNPAVSNYGKQEPTENIGVDTFEFWCPQRRPAGQNIALRIEPGIRLFGAENVRNGLQRPLSQPNAWVADLTDPNPTLALNWPETKRIQQVELFFDSDYDHPLETVIMIHPETASPFCVSEYVLCNDQQERISTVTNNHQSRNTIRFDPPIDTTSLTIHLKRVTGNKETKTVPAALMEVRCY; from the coding sequence ATGATACGCGAACAGGCAACTGATAAACGTACCCCTAAAACGATTCACCATAGTGCTGATCTGGTTGTGACGGGCGGTGGATTAGCGGGTGTATGCTGCTCCATTACAGCGGCCCGGGCGGGTATCCGCGTAATTCTGGTTCAGGATCGGCCCGTACTGGGAGGGAATTCGTCGTCGGAAGTGCGGCTTTGGGTACTGGGGGCCACCTCACACATGGGTAATAACAATCGCTGGGCGCGCGAAGGTGGGGTGATCGACGAATTGCTGCTCGAAAATCTATATCGCAATCCCGAAGGCAATCCGCTCATTTTCGATACCATTCTACTGGAAAAAGTGGTGTCGGAGCCGAACATTACGCTGCTATTGAATACGGTGGTGTACGAGGTTGAAAAATTGGCCCCCGATACGATCAGTAGCCTGAAAGCCTATTGCAGTCAGAACAGTACGGCCTATGAACTGGTAGCCCCTTTGTTTTGCGATGCATCGGGCGATGGTGTGGTTGGGTTTCAGGCAGGAGCCGCTTTTCGAATGGGTGCTGAGAGCCAGGAAGAATTTGGTGAAAAATTTGCACCCACGGCCGAATATGGCGAGCTGCTGGGTCATTCGCTTTACTTCTATACCAAAGATACGGGTCGGCCGGTGCGGTTCGTACCACCTTCCTATGCGTTGGACGATATTACCAAAATTCCGAGGTATCGACGGTTCAATGCCCAGGAATACGGTTGTCAGCTCTGGTGGATCGAATACGGTGGTCGACTCGACACCGTTCACGATACCGAAACCATCAAATGGGAGCTGTGGAAGGTGGTTTATGGCGTTTGGAACTACATCAAAAACTCCGGCAAATTCCCCGAAGCTGACACCATGACGCTTGAATGGGTTGGCCAGATACCCGGCAAACGCGAAAGCCGCCGATTCGAGGGCGACTATATGCTTCGGCAGCAGGACGTCGTGGAGCAACGGTCGCATCCCGATGCCGTGGCGTTTGGGGGCTGGAGTATCGACCTGCATCCTGCCGATGGGGTTTTCTCCGAAAAACCGGGCTGCAATCAGTGGCACAGCAAAGGCATTTACTCGATTCCTTATCGGTGCCTGTACAGTCAGAATATCAGCAATCTATTTCTGGCCGGGCGTATTATCAGTGCGTCGCACGTGGCTTTCGGTTCATCGCGGGTGATGGCTACGGGGGCACATGTTGCCCAGGCGGTAGGAATGGCGGCTGCACTCTGTACGAGCGATCACCTGCTCCCCCGCGATCTGACAGCCCCTGCCCGCATGCAGACATTACAGCAGCAATTATTGAAAACGGGCCAGCATATACCCGGTCTGCATCTGCGCGATAGCCAGGATTTAGCGCAACAGGCACAACTGTCGGTATCCAGTGAGTTTGTCCTAAATGAATTGCCACCCAATGGCCCGTTGATGCCGTTAACGGATTCAGCAGCGCAGATGCTACCGCTTCCGGTCGGGCCTATTCCGAAACTGACAGCGTTTGTAACGGCAGATCGCGACACCACCTTAATCGTTGAATTGCGACGCAGCAGCAAACCGTTTAACCACACCCCCGATATAACCCTCGAAACCCAGACGCTGGCGTTACGAAAAGGTCGGCAGGAAGTACAATTGTCATTTACCAGTCAGCTCGATGAGCCACAGTATGTGTTCGTTATGTTCCTGAAAAACCCCCATGTTCAGTTGCAGTACAGTGAGGTACGGTTAACGGGCGTGCTTTCGGTATTTAACAAGACCAATCCGGCCGTATCGAACTATGGCAAGCAGGAGCCTACGGAAAATATCGGCGTCGATACATTCGAATTCTGGTGCCCTCAACGCCGACCAGCCGGGCAAAATATTGCGCTACGGATTGAGCCGGGTATTCGGTTGTTTGGGGCTGAAAATGTGCGAAACGGTCTTCAACGCCCCCTTAGTCAGCCCAATGCCTGGGTTGCGGATTTGACTGATCCGAATCCAACACTTGCCCTGAATTGGCCCGAAACGAAACGGATTCAGCAGGTCGAGTTATTTTTTGATTCCGACTATGACCATCCGCTCGAAACGGTAATTATGATTCACCCGGAAACGGCTTCGCCTTTTTGTGTGAGCGAGTATGTGCTCTGCAACGATCAGCAGGAGCGCATTTCCACGGTCACGAACAACCACCAGAGTCGTAATACCATTCGCTTCGATCCCCCCATCGACACAACCAGCCTGACTATCCATTTGAAACGAGTAACTGGTAATAAGGAGACCAAAACCGTTCCGGCTGCGTTGATGGAAGTTCGGTGCTATTA
- a CDS encoding glycoside hydrolase family 2 protein, translating into MTYLRNILITLFIGGLIPFANAQYTIRDPKAIPLHGEWSFCMDPMAVGETNKWYREDFPTGNLDKVTVPHCFSTDPRYQFYTGAVWYRRTFPWKPASGKRVLLHFDASYYETTVWVNGQKVGTHEGGYTPFHFDITPYLKADNNTLAVSVNNNTWRIGTIPGAKDNGQPNDPFPGWINYGGLIRPVYLTVEPEVYVENLKTDAVPDLAKNTATLKIKTRVRNSTAQAVTPKLAFRVMQNGKAIPLTWKQTAGTVGANQTAILEAETALKSADVKLWSIDQPNLYEVQVIAATDTVQTHIGIRKVEVRNAQLLLNGQPIKVAGGNRVVDYPGLGSLEPDWLVEKDMRLMKETGMELHRLTHYTPSETVYDWADRNGMLIIAEAGNWQLTPREMDNDTIRAKFRQQFREMAERDWNHPSVIAYSVGNEYLSEQPAGQRWTKDMIAYARELDPTRLYTFASMRLNTLPKKPEDEASQYCDFVSTNTYGNHLNVLKHIHSLYPDKPIFISEYGTRADGKDGEVGQVAHIEKFLADVRQLPYVVGASWWSFNDYLSRHNGTNPDGTRPWGLVRGDRSKRPLYKAHQTGMAPAILEKISWEPGPEGVHTLKLRVTARNDFPSYALKNYGIKTPVLTIPIPDLQPGQQADLKIPVRGFDKTLTVDIVKPTGFSILTQTFDLKNDTRTGN; encoded by the coding sequence ATGACTTACCTACGAAACATTCTGATTACCTTATTCATTGGCGGATTGATTCCTTTTGCCAATGCTCAGTACACCATTCGTGACCCCAAAGCGATTCCGTTACATGGTGAATGGTCCTTCTGTATGGACCCGATGGCCGTAGGCGAAACCAACAAATGGTATCGGGAAGATTTTCCAACGGGCAACCTGGACAAAGTGACCGTACCGCACTGTTTCTCGACCGATCCGCGCTATCAGTTTTATACCGGAGCCGTCTGGTATCGCCGGACTTTTCCGTGGAAACCCGCATCGGGTAAACGCGTATTGCTCCATTTCGATGCGTCCTATTATGAAACGACAGTTTGGGTGAATGGACAGAAAGTGGGCACACACGAAGGCGGTTATACCCCCTTTCATTTTGACATTACTCCATACCTGAAAGCCGACAACAATACACTGGCGGTATCAGTCAATAACAATACGTGGCGGATAGGTACGATACCCGGTGCAAAGGACAATGGACAGCCTAACGACCCATTCCCAGGCTGGATCAACTACGGCGGTCTTATTCGGCCAGTATACCTGACTGTAGAGCCGGAGGTATATGTCGAAAACCTGAAAACGGACGCCGTTCCCGACCTGGCAAAAAACACGGCTACCCTGAAAATTAAAACCCGTGTTCGTAATTCAACGGCACAGGCCGTAACGCCCAAACTGGCCTTTCGGGTAATGCAGAATGGGAAAGCGATTCCGCTAACCTGGAAGCAGACGGCGGGTACTGTTGGAGCCAATCAAACCGCCATTCTGGAAGCTGAGACGGCCTTGAAATCAGCCGATGTAAAGCTTTGGAGCATCGACCAGCCCAATTTGTATGAGGTACAGGTGATTGCGGCTACGGATACCGTTCAGACCCACATTGGCATTCGGAAAGTGGAGGTGCGGAATGCGCAACTGCTGCTTAACGGTCAGCCCATCAAAGTCGCTGGAGGGAACCGCGTGGTCGATTATCCGGGATTGGGTTCGCTGGAGCCCGATTGGCTGGTGGAGAAAGATATGCGGCTGATGAAAGAAACGGGTATGGAACTCCATCGGCTGACCCATTACACGCCTTCCGAAACCGTTTACGACTGGGCCGACCGAAATGGCATGCTCATCATTGCCGAAGCTGGGAACTGGCAGTTGACACCCCGGGAAATGGACAACGATACCATTCGGGCGAAGTTTCGGCAGCAGTTTCGCGAGATGGCCGAACGCGACTGGAACCACCCGTCGGTGATTGCCTATAGTGTGGGGAATGAATATCTGTCGGAGCAACCCGCTGGTCAGCGGTGGACCAAAGACATGATTGCCTATGCCCGTGAGCTTGATCCTACCCGGTTGTATACGTTTGCGTCGATGCGGCTGAACACACTGCCCAAAAAGCCCGAAGATGAGGCCAGTCAGTACTGCGATTTTGTATCGACCAACACCTATGGCAATCACCTGAATGTGCTGAAACATATTCACTCGCTTTACCCGGATAAACCCATTTTTATCAGCGAATATGGCACCCGCGCCGATGGGAAAGATGGCGAAGTCGGGCAGGTGGCGCATATCGAAAAATTTCTGGCCGATGTGCGGCAACTACCGTATGTGGTGGGCGCATCGTGGTGGTCGTTCAATGATTACCTGAGTCGGCACAACGGGACCAATCCCGACGGTACGCGTCCCTGGGGGCTGGTGCGCGGTGATCGCTCAAAACGACCCTTATACAAAGCACATCAGACAGGTATGGCTCCGGCCATACTCGAAAAAATAAGCTGGGAACCGGGGCCTGAAGGTGTTCACACCCTGAAACTTCGGGTGACGGCTCGCAACGATTTTCCGTCTTATGCGCTGAAGAACTATGGTATTAAAACCCCTGTACTGACTATTCCTATTCCCGACCTGCAACCCGGTCAGCAAGCCGATCTAAAGATCCCGGTGCGGGGCTTCGACAAAACGTTAACCGTGGACATTGTTAAACCCACGGGCTTTTCAATTCTCACACAAACCTTCGATTTAAAAAATGATACGCGAACAGGCAACTGA